ttgatggcccatattcaacacatttcaaagtgttttacatctttggaaacacaaagggatgaaaaatgtacagacaaaatttcaatgctaTAGAATTTTTTCGTAGAGCACGAGGACTCGCTAAACATGCctatgtttttggaaataaagtcgccgaaaaatgagtgtcggcggttcttttcaactttcgcaaattttgaaaaaaataaaaatcgctaGACgttttggacatgcatttcgaagactacccacccatagctatcttttggtaaaataaaatggaatttgattttttggttctgtccagcgattctcgacccttactgacattcgctcttaattGTGTTCATCTCTCAGTCTCAACGCTTCCACATTTGGGCATTGCGCAATTTTTTTCGGGCAAGAACATCACCGCCCCGCCCTGTCTACAAAGCCACATTGTGCCCGCACGGCTATAAATTTCAGTTACCTCTACTTTTTAACTTGGTTTGTTCCGATTTCTTTGCCCAGGATTTTCCTCAGATAAGGTAAAAGCCCTTTTGGTGTAGACAGGGCTGATCCATTGCAGTATGATTTTACAACTCGTTTAGAGGGAAAACCTGAGCAGACAAATGTGCCTGGGATCTacagctgaaaaaagaaaatagagatCTTCTGAACTCTGGCATTCTAAATGTataaagaactggattgacaagagtgTTTGAGCAAAATAGTAAGAGGAGAGAATAACGTAACCGGAAATATGTTCTACCCCAAATCATTTTTAAGGTACTAGGAAATACAACTAATTCATAAATCCGCAAAGTAAGGATTGGCAGCGTCAACAGTAAAGAtgcaactgtcacaatgaacaaAATCTTGGTCAGTTTTTCTTCCCTACGTGTTGCACTATGGTGATGAGGTTGACTTCcacagacaatttttatagACATAGACGAGTAAGAAACAATGATAactaaaaggcaaaacaagaaaactgaATATTGTAAGAAACGGAAGATGCTTAGTTCAAAACGTTGTAAGGCCAAGCTAGCTGAAATGAGCCAAGCTGTAA
Above is a genomic segment from Acropora muricata isolate sample 2 chromosome 1, ASM3666990v1, whole genome shotgun sequence containing:
- the LOC136930643 gene encoding neuropeptide FF receptor 2-like → MANHSQQQNATSIFPLFSASECIAWLSLFGMEAVAIVALNAVTIIVYLKERSLRKRSMYLVINQAVVDMLLGASLFIDYWILGIRCDLWTINPLSNPLIVFINVISSVFDTASIINLATISLERTHATFRPFKHRLAKKKVFGAAVAFVWITAWLISASLALQRFELSIFRFLQYSVFLFCLLVIIVSYSSMSIKIVCGSQPHHHSATRREEKLTKILFIVTVASLLLTLPILTLRIYELVVFPSTLKMIWGRTYFRLRYSLLLLFCSNTLVNPVLYTFRMPEFRRSLFSFFSCRSQAHLSAQVFPLNEL